In the Oryzias latipes chromosome 9, ASM223467v1 genome, one interval contains:
- the foxb2 gene encoding forkhead box protein B2 (The RefSeq protein has 2 substitutions compared to this genomic sequence) produces MPRPGKNSYSDQKPPYSYISLTAMAIQNSSDKMLPLSDIYKFIMDRFPYYRENTQRWQNSLRHNLSFNDCFIKIPRRPDQPGKGSFWALHPDCGDMFENGSFLRRRKRFKVLRAEHMSCKSSPMMHYFHHHHHHPGSKLATASAHHDHSAGPAGVGRLPSFQGYGGISCAQPGGFKHPFAIENIIGRDYKGVVASGLPLSSVMHHLGYPVPPQLSSVVNSMWPHVGMLSESMSGVPVSAAASEYAPFGVSAKGLYHNANGQTLPAVPLPIKPTPFLGPVPGLTGLQSGPAHLCSPASAMEKSDLLEGKANPLHPAFLLS; encoded by the coding sequence ATGCCGCGTCCTGGGAAAAACTCCTACAGCGACCAGAAGCCTCCTTACTCCTACATATCTCTGACAGCGATGGCCATCCAGAACTCATCCGACAAGATGCTGCCTTTGAGTGACATCTACAAGTTCATCATGGATCGGTTTCCTTATTATCGGGAGAACACTCAGAGGTGGCAGAATTCCCTGCGACACAACCTATCATTTAATGACTGCTTCATCAAGATCCCCCGGAGGCCTGATCAGCCAGGGAAGGGCAGCTTCTGGGCTCTGCATCCTGACTGCGGGGACATGTTTGAGAACGGCAGCTTCCTGAGGAGAAGGAAGCGCTTTAAGGTTCTGCGCGCCGAACACATGAGCTGCAAGAGCTCCCCGATGATGCATTACTTTcatcaccaccaccatcaccCTGGAAGCAAGCTCGCCACCGCTTCTGCCCACCACGACCACTCTGCGGGCCCGGCGGGCGTTGGTCGGCTCCCTTCCTTTCAGGGTTACGGGGGCATCTCTTGCGCGCAGCCTGGCGGGTTTAAACACCCGTTCGCCATCGAGAACATTATCGGACGAGACTACAAGGGCGTGGTGGCCAGCGGGCTTCCCCTCAGCTCCGTCATGCACCACCTGGGTTACCCGGTGCCCCCTCAACTCAGCAGCGTTGTAAACTCCATGTGGCCGCACGTCGGCATGCTGTCAGAGTCCATGAGCGGCGTGCCCGTGTCGGCGGCAGCATCCGAGTACGCGCCCTTCGGAGTTTCAGCAAAGGGCCTGTATCACAACGCCAACGGGCAAACTCTGCCCGCCGTGCCGTTGCCAATAAAACCCACCCCGTCTTTGGGCCCAGTTCCTGGTTTGACGGGGCTGCAGTCCGGTCCGGCCCACCTATGCTCACCGGCCTCCGCCATGGAGAAGAGCGATCTGCTGGAGGGCAAAGCCAACCCGCTGCACCCGGCTCTCCTCTTATCATAG